From Shewanella acanthi:
CATTTTTGCCACAAATAACTGCACACACCTCTTCCATGTTCATTATTTCTAACATAGCATAGAAAATATTCGCCACCCATAACGAAGACCTGACCTCATTGAACAAGGCAAAGGACAAGGTAAACATCATGGCAGATTCAACCTATTCTTCTAAAGAGCCAACGACGCTCGAACATTACTGGATGCCCTTCACTGCTAATCGCCAGTTTAAGGCCAGTCCGCGACTACTCGCCAAAGCTGAAGGCATGTATTACACCGATGTTGATGGCAATCAGGTCCTAGATTCCACCGCAGGTTTATGGTGCTGTAACGCTGGCCATGGTCGCAGAGAAATCAGTGAAGCGGTGAGCAAACAAATTCGTGAAATGGATTACGCCCCGTCGTTCCAAATGGGTCATCCCTTAGCGTTCGAACTCGCCTCGCGCTTAACCGAATTAAGCCCAGAGGGGATGAATAAGGTCTTCTTTACCAACTCAGGCTCAGAATCCGTCGATACCGCTCTCAAAATGGCGCTGTGTTACCACAGAGCCAATGGTCAGGCATCGCGTACTCGTTTTATTGGCCGAGAACTCGGTTACCACGGTGTCGGCTTTGGTGGGATTTCAGTGGGTGGCCTGAGTAATAACCGCAAGGCCTTTAGTGGACAATTACTCCAAGGTGTCGATCATCTTCCCCACACCTTAGATATTCAAAATGCCGCCTTCACCCGCGGTCTACCTGAATTTGGCGCAGAGAAGGCCGAGGTATTAGAACAATTAGTGACCCTGCATGGCGCCGAAAATATCGCGGCGGTGATTGTAGAACCTATGTCTGGTTCAGCTGGTGTGATTCTGCCGCCACAGGGCTATTTAAAACGCCTACGTGAAATTACCCAAAAATACGGCATCCTGTTGATTTTTGATGAAGTCATCACAGGCTTTGGCCGTGTTGGCGCCGCCTTTGCCAGCCAGCGCTGGGGCGTCACGCCGGACATTATCACCACAGCCAAGGCCATCAATAATGGCGCTATCCCCATGGGCGCGGTGTTTGTGCAGGACTATATCCACGATACCTGCATGCAGGGGCCGACCGAATTAATCGAGTTCTTCCACGGTTATACCTATTCAGGGCACCCAGTAGCCGCTGCAGCAGCGCTCGCCACCTTATCCATTTATGAAAATGAACAGCTATTTGAGCGCAGCATGTCGCTGGAACGTTATTTCGAAGAGGCGGTTCACAGCTTGAAGGGCTTGCCAAACGTGATTGATATCCGCAACACGGGATTGGTCGCTGGCATCCAGCTGGCACCATCAAGCCAAGGCGCGGGTAAACGTGGCTACAGCGTGTTCGAGCATTGTTTTCGCCACGGCACACTTGTGCGGGCAACGGGTGACATCATTGCCATGTCTCCGCCACTGATTGTAGAAAAACACCATATAGACCAGATGATTAACAGCTTAAGCGATGCTATCACCGCCGTTGGATGATACGGCTTGTATTTACTCACCCGCATAAGGGATTAAAGGTTACCTATGTTAAAGATCACCCATTTTGTTAACGGCCAACATACGCCAGCTAGCAGCAGAACCCAGGATATTTTTGAGCCCGCCACGGGCGAGCGTCGGGGCGAAGTCTCCCTCGCAAGTTGCGATGAAGTCTCACAGGCCATCGCAGCGGCAAAAACGGCCTTCGATTCTTGGTCACAGGTAACCCCCTTAAATCGCGCCCGAGTCCTGTTTAAATTTAAAGCGCTGGTTGAAGCGCATATGGATGAACTGGCAGAGCTTATTACCCGCGAGCATGGCAAAGTACTCGACGATGCCAGAGGCGAGCTTATCCGCGGCCTTGAAGTCGTCGAATTTGCCTGTGGTATCCCGCATCTACTCAAGGGTGAACATACCCAGCAGGTCGGTGGCGGAGTGGATGCCTGGTCAGTCAATCAAGCTTTAGGTGTTGTCGCAGGGATTGCCCCCTTTAACTTCCCCGTGATGGTTCCCATGTGGATGTTCCCAATCGCCATTGCCTGCGGTAACACCTTTATTATGAAACCCTCGGAAAAAGACCCAAGTTCGGTCATGCGTATCGCCGAACTGCTTAAAGAAGCAGGCTTACCCGATGGGGTCTTTAACGTAGTAAATGGCGATAAAGAAGCCGTCGATACCCTGCTAAGCCATCCCGATATTCAGGCGGTAAGCTTTGTGGGTTCAACGCCCATTGCCGAATACATCTATTCCACAGCATCGAAGCACGGTAAACGCGTTCAAGCCCTCGGCGGCGCCAAAAACCATATGCTGTTGATGCCAGATGCGGATCTCGACCAAGCCGTGAGCGCCTTAATGGGCGCGGCCTACGGCAGTGCCGGTGAGCGTTGTATGGCCATCTCCGTTGTATTAGCGGTCGGCGATGTGGGCGATAAATTAGTCGAGAAACTCCTTCCACAAATTAAAAGCCTAAAAGTCGGTAACGGCCTCACTCCTGAAATGGAAATGGGGCCGCTGATTTCACAGCAGCATCTTGCCAAAGTGACTCAGTTTGTCGAAGCAGGCCTTAATGAAGGTGCAACTCTGTTAGTCGATGGCCGCAACTTAAGCGTTGAAGACCACCAGCAGGGCTACTTCCTTGGCGCCTGCCTTTTCGACCATGTCACTGCTGATATGAGCATTTACCGTGAAGAGATTTTTGGCCCTGTGCTCGCCATTGTGCGCGTAAAGGATTATCCAACGGCACTTGAGCTTATCAATCAACACGAATTTGGTAACGGCACCGCCATATTTACCCAAAGCGGTGAGGCGGCGAGACATTTTTGTCACCATGTGCAGGTCGGTATGGTCGGCGTTAACGTGCCGATTCCTGTGCCAATGGCCTTCCACAGCTTTGGCGGATGGAAGCGCTCATTATTTGGTCCGCTGCATATGCACGGCCCAGATGGCGTGCGTTTTTACACTAAGCGCAAGGCGATTACCGCGCGTTGGCCCGTGGGCAAAAGCACCCAAGCCGAATTTGTTATGCCCACCATGAAATAACGGCCGAGGGTTAAATAATGACAGTTAGTGTTAACGCCATTGTAAGATTCGCTGCGACCCATTCTCCAGTTGAAACCTATCAACTGCCGGCAGAAAAGTTGGTTACTGGGAATCCAACCCAAACACTGGAAAATCACTATTCAAGCCCGTGCAATCAGTTTCACAGTGGAATTTGGCAAAGTGAATCAGGTACTTGGAATGTGAACTATACCGAATACGAGTATTGCGAAATCCTCGAAGGCAGCAGTATTATCACAGATACGCAAGGGCAATCTCAGTCCTTTAGCAAGGGCGATCGTTTTATCATTCCCGCGGGCTTTCAGGGGACGTGGGAAGTCTGCGAGCCCTGCCGCAAGGTGTACGTCATTTTCGAGCAAAAGTAAGGCGCTTTTGCACCTTACCTCGATTATCTGGCTAACTTGGTTAGCCTTATTCGCCAAAGATGTCGCAGCAACGGAATTTCCTAGGCTGATGTTTGGCAAAACAACGGATATAATACACTGTTATTTAAACAAAAAATAATCAGTGATACATCCGTGTCAACCAAAAATGGGAGAAATACCGTGTATAACAATCTGAATAAAAAACGGCTAGTACCACTGGTCGCGCTGGCGCTAAGCGCGACATTATTCACTGACATTGCTGCGGCTGAAGTCTCTGGTGAAATTGCTGTTACCAATGATTATCGCTTCCGCGGCATTTCGCAAACCGCGGGCGATCCCGCTGTGCAAGCAGGGGTTGATTGGAGCTTCGAGTCAGGTTTCTCTGTGGGCGCTTGGGCCAGTAACGTTGACTTTGATGAGCCAGGCTACAACGGCCCAGACATTGAATACGATTTCTATGTCGCCTACGGCGGTGAAATCAATGAAGATATCAGCTACGACGTGACCTTAAACCGTTACAACTACTCTGGCGACAGCGATCTTGGCTATTTCGAAGTCACTGCCGGCGTTGAATACAGCGGTTTCCGTTTAGCTTACTGGTTCACAGACGATTACAGTGGCACTGATTTAGATTATCACTACACCGAACTTAACTATTCCTATGAATTCGTTGAGAACTGGAGCGTCGATTTTCACTACGGCTACAACGCTGGCGATGCATTAGACGATGGCGAAGGCTTCGATAGCTATTCAGACTATTCAATTGGCGTTTCAACTGAGTTAGCTGGTTTTGGCCTGTCGCTGGCTTGGTTAGGCTCTGATTTAGATGGCGCGCAAAAGGTATCTAAGGGCGCAGGGCGCAACGACGATACAATCCTTGCAACCGTTAGCTACGCGTTCTAATTGCTAGTTTAGGCTCAGTCTCAACATTCACTAAAAAGCCCTCATTCGAGGGCTTTTTATTTTCTGTTCATCTATTACCAGTGGCGCATTTTATGCCCCTTAACGGCATAGAACAGGATAAATAAATAACAAGGTAACATCACCATATAGCCGCCCTGCTGACCCATATCAGTGGCTGAACTCATCAGGCCCCAGAACAGTGGTCCAAAGGCGCCGCCCGCGATCCCCATGATAAGGAGCGCAGAGCCCGTACTCGTGAACTTACCTAAACCTGACAACGCTAAAGGCCAAACCGCTGGCCACACGATGGCATTGGCTAAACCAAGGAAAGCAATCAGCAATAATGTATCTGGCAGCGCAACACCGCCAAATGGTACTAATAGCGTATTTGCAATGACGTAGGAATTGTTATCTCCAAACAGAATACCCAAGGTTAATAGCAAACCGAGAATCGCCGAAATCATCAGTGCGGTAGGCTGGGAGATAAATCGCGGGATAAGCAAAATGCCTAGGGTGTAACCCAGCACCATACACACCATGGTATAGGAGGTCATCACCCCGTAGTGCTCTACGCCAAGTGAGAGCGCAAAGGTGCCAATGGTATCACCGGCAATCACCTCGACCGCAACATATACGAATAGCGCAATCACACCAAGGGCAAGGTTTGGGTGGGAAAGCGTCGCCTTGATTTGGCCTTTGTCAGCAGCCTCTGCCACCTCTTCGCTATTGCTCAGTTCTGGCAATGGCGACTTTTTAACCGCTATTGCTAACACCCCGATAAAAATTGCCATACCAAGGTAAGGTAATACTAAGCCATTGGCCATCTCATCGATTTGCGCTTGAGATAAGGTTGTGCCGATACGGTCCTTAAAGCTATCTAAAATCAGCGCCGAGAAAACTAACGGGGCAATCACGCCTGCGCCCTTATTTAAAATCCCCATGACGCTAACCCTTGCTGCGGCAGACTCTTCAGGGCCTAAGCGAACGACATAGGGGTTTACTGCAGTTTGCAGTAGGGTTTGCCCTGCCCCCATCACTAATTGGGCACACAAAAACAGTGCAAAAACTTGGGTCTTAGCCGCAGGGATAAATAACAAGCCAGCCAGCATCATAATGCCCATGCCAAGCGCCATACCATTTTTATAGCCAACCTTACGGATAACCCAGGCCGATGGCAGCGCGGTAAAGGTCACCGCAATATAAAAAGAAAATAGAATTAACGAAGCTTGAAAGGGATTGAGCTGCAATATCTGCTTTAGATAGGGCATTAAGGAGCCATTTAACCAAGTGGCAAATCCGAGGATAAAAAAAAGTGCCGCCACTATCGCCATGGGAATAAAGCTGCTTTTCTGCTGGCTTTTATCGAGTGTCATTTCCATAAACCTGCTTCTTATAGTAATTAATTTAATAGGTTGGGACTCAAAACCGCGAGTTAGCCCGAATTGTAACCCGTCTTCAAGGCCAGATGTTAGCATCCAACTGCGCCATTGTTTCATCGATGTTAAAACAAACAACACAAAAAGACAACGCTGTCATTTGTTATTTATATCTTCAATCGAAAGCACTGCAGAAGCATTTACTCTCTTAATGTGATGTGCACATTCACAAATCATAAAAAGCCGCAGTAAAAACTGCGGCTTAATTGAAATAAAACCTCACCACTGTGAACCAATTAAGCGGAACAACCTTTAAATTCGCACAAAAATCTTTTTGCGATACATCCAATACAGCAGAAGCCACTGAACCGCGAGTAAAGCAATCACAGCGCCAAGTGGCTGCGCAGTTTCAGGTAAGGCCCCAATAATCCCACCAAACAGACTTTGAGATAGGTACTTCCAATCCACTAGGCTGGACGCAAGGTAAATAATGATGGCATTGCTTCCTATCACGACAAATACAAAGGCGAGTCTATGCCAGTGAAGCACATCAATAACGCCATAGAAAAATGCCAACAGCAACATGCTCCAGCCGCAGGTCACCAGTACAAAGGAGCTCGTCCAAAGATCCTTATTCACAGGAATAATGCCATCTAACAGCCATCCCAGCGCGAGGCTCAAAGCGCCCACAAACGCTAATAATGCAACCTTGGTCCACTCCCCTTGGGGATGGGGTTTGACAATAAAATGCCCAACGAATACCCCGACTAGCGCGTTAACGATCGCAGGTAGCGTTGATAATATGCCCTCGGGATCTGGCGTTCTGGCTTGATAACTGATACCAGGAAGTAAAAGACTGTCCACATAAGCATTAAGTGAATCTGCCTGAGAAAAACTGCCCGCTTGCCCCGTAGGATAAGGCAGCCATAGCTGCATCACGCCATAGGTCACTAAGATCCCTAAAGCCACTGCGATTTGCGCTCTCAAACTGGTGTGCCAAACCAAGATTGCTGCGAAAAACCACGCGAAGGCAATGCGGCCTAACACGCTGGCATAGCGAATTTTATCGGGATCGGCCGGTATTCCTGTCCCCCAACCGTGGTTATAAACAACGCCAAGTAACAGTAATAAACCTAAGCGTTTAACACCGTGGCGATAAACAGGCAGGCGCTCAACCATAGGTAATTTGTCTAAACGTTTAGGAGAAAGACCCAGCGCAACACCGGACAGAAAAATAAACAGCGGAAAGATCAAATCGTAGAAACGGAAGCCATGCCACTGGCTATGGTGCATTTGCTCATCGCCCCACTGCCATCCCGCCCAGCCAGTAAGCAGCAATAATGCAGCAAATAGTCCTTCAGCGCCTAATATCCAAAACATATCGAAGCCCCTAAGGGCATCGAGGGACTTAAGCCTTTGCTTCGACTTCGCTAAATTTGTAGGCTGATCGCTTTGCCCCCCACGTTCGGATAACGCTCCCATTCCCTTTCCTTTATTATTGTTATTTTGAGTGTTTTTCATTCATTTGTACAAAATCGCAACTGTATATTTAAAAATCGTAGCCCCGGTTATCAAAATAATCTGTGGATGAATTTTAAACAATCAATAATATCAATGAATTAGCTTAATAATCATCCACTACTGATAGCGATTACAGACTTAGCAGAGTACAAAATAAATTAGCCACGATGATAAACTTGCTGCCCGGCAATATAGTTCGCCAAGACTTGGTTTTTCCCATTTAGCAACAGTAAATCGGCTCGGTATCCTGATGCGATTGTTCCGTATTGCTTATCAATGCCTAAAAACTGCGCAGGATAAAGGGATGCCATACGAAGCGCCTCATCGAGCCCTAACCCTAACATACTCACGGTATTATCAACGGCGCTCGCCATATCCAGCACACAACCCGCCAGTTCCCCAGTGACCGCATTGAGCCTGTCTCCAACACGCTGCACTTGAGTGCCAAACAGCTCAAAGCTGGTCTCATCGTCCATGCCAACGGGCGGCATCGCATCGGTGACTAGCATCATCTTACCGCGCGGTTTGGCTCTAAGAGCAACTTTGGCTGATGCAGGGTGAACATGGTGGCCATCAACAATGAGACCGCACCATGAATATGGGTCTTCAATCGCAGCGCCCACCATACCAGGCTCACGTGAACCTAGGGCCGACATAGCATTAAAGAGGTGAGTAAAGCCCGTCGCACCGGCTTCTAATGCCGCAACCACGGTTTGGTAGTCCGCATTCGAGTGGCCTAAGCAGACCTTAACCCCAGCGTCGACTAATTTTCGGATAACCGCGGAAGATACATTCTCAGGCGCCAAAGTCACTACCCTAAGCCCGAGATCCTGACGGCAGAAAATCTCAATCTCCGCTTCAGAGATTTCGCGAATAAAACCTTGGGGATGAACGCCCTTCTTTGGCACCGATAAGTGCGGTCCCTCAAAATGCACCCCGAGAACGCCTTTACTGTGATTGGCAACGGCTTTAGCCACCGCATCGGCAGCCTTGGCCATCACGCTCACATCGTCGGTAATCAAGGTAGGTAAAAACCCCGTAGTGCCAAATTGCGCATGCGCCCGACCGATGGTTTCGATACAAGCAACGCTTGGCGTGGCATTAAATAATGCGCCACCGCCGCCATTGACCTGCACATCAATAAAACCAGGCACAAGTGTCCCTGCGACGCGGATTTCCTTCGCGCCAGCAACCGTATCCAAACTGATAATATGGCCATCTTCAATGGATACAGGCAGATGTTGATGGAACTCATGGCCATCAAATACACGCTCGGCAATCAGGGTAAACGTCATCTCAAACCTCTTTAAAATACAGCGCTATAGCCTTACAAGCTTACAGGGTTTGGGTCACTTTTTTGAGACCTGCAGGCTGATCAGGGTCGATACCACGGGCAATCGCAACGGCGGCAACATCGATATAGAATCGTTGCAGTAGCGCCAGTGGTGCAACACGTGGGTGGATCTCGAACGCGGTTTGATTTAAATGAACAAGAATGGCACCGCGCTCCTTCACATTGGCAATCTGCTCGATATGACTGGCGTAGGACTCATCACCAATACATACATCGACGATAGTAAGTTTTTTCTCAACTAGCGTCACCGGACCGTGCAGGAACTCAGCACTGCTAAAGGCCTCGGCATGAATAGAGCACACCTCTTTTAATTTCAGGGCAATTTCCTTAGACACCGCATAACCTAAACCGCGACCTAGTACCACGAGGTTTTTCACATCCTCAACCGACTCAGCAGTGAGTTGCGGCTCGGCATCCACTGCGCTCTGTAGCGCTTGGGGTAAAGAATTGACCGCATCCTTTAAAGACTCATTCTGTGTCCAAGCCGCAGCTAACTGCAGGATGGCAGATAAGGTCGCAAGGTAACTCTTCGTTGCAGCAACCGCGTGCTCAACACCCGCACGCAGTGGCACTACCATATCGACAATGTCCTTAATCGGCGCGCTTTCATCATTAACAAGCGCGACACAATAAGCACCCGCGTTTTTCGCCATACGGGCCTGTGCCAAAATATCTGGGCTGCGACCCGATTGCGAAATCACAATCACGAGGCCACCTTCAAGTTGTAAGCTCTTTCCATAGACGCTGGCAACTGAAGGGGCTGCGGCAAAAGTAGGAACACCCGCTTCAATCTCAAATAAATACTTAGCAAACACGCCGGCGTGATCCGATGAACCACGGCCAACAATCATCACAAATCGAGGAGCATATGCACGTAGCTGCTCACCGAGGGATTGCATAATGCCTTGGTTGGCCGTAATTTGCGCGGCGATTTTTTGCGGGGCGGTGCGAGCTTCTTGCTCCATAATAGTGTTAGTCATGTTCTTACCTTAAGAGTCATCGTTATTCTGCTGCATGGATTATTTGAGGTTGTTAACACTCAAGCCATTACCTACAGCAGCTTATTTCGTAAATTCTTGCTGGGCGAAATACATGGCGCCAAGTTCTGGCGGCGCTAGGGTTTCGGAAATTTTTGCAACCACATCGGTGCCAAGCCAAGGCCTTAAAGGCTCTGCAAGGCCACCTATCATGGAGAAGCGCACAGGATTGAGACTAAAGAGTTTTCGCGCCATCTCGCTAATATAGCCAGCGCCTTCCTGCACGATAGCCGCAGCGACCTTATCCCCTGAAACAGCACAATCCAGTACGCCTTTGGCAAGTTCCGCATAACAGCTTGATGATTTACCTGCCAAATGCTCAACAATCCCAAGGGCATCTTTTACATCAAAATGTTGCAGCAACATTGGCGTCAGCTTTGTCGGCTCAGCAAAACCATCAAGAGTTAGCAGCACATGTTCAGCGGCCTTTAACCCGAGCCAGGCACCACTCCCTTTGTCACCTAAAGCAAAACCGTGGCCGCCAATACTGAGACTTGCCTCTCCCACATGGGCATAACCGCAGGAACCGGTGCCAGTGATGATCACCGCGCCATCTGCACCGCGATGGGCACCAATGCAGGCGGTATGTAGATCGGTAGTGACATACATGGCCGCAAAGGGATGTTGCCAGTTGATCACATCTTGATATAACCGCGGTACGTTCACACCAGCCAAACCCAGCCCTGCCACCAGCAGTTTGATATCGGTTTGTGCCATTCCTGCATCCCGTAAAGCTAAACGAGTCGATGCCTCAATGGATTCAAAGGTCTGCGCGAGTCCATGCAGCGGATTAGCGCGGCCTGCGACCCCCGTCCCTAAAACTTGACCGTCTGCGGTATAGATAGTGGCGCGGCATTTACTGCCGCCACCATCAACACCGACATATAGTGGTCTCTCTTTTGTCAGGACTCCCCCCATGACACCCCTCTTTCATCTCTAATCTGCTAGACCATCAATTGGCGAAATTCAGCATTTGGCTTGAGTTAAATCTATGTTACAACCAAAATGACAGCGTTGTCATTTTATTTTTGAAAGCAAATGCGAATTAATTTAAAAATGGCTTTCCACACTACATTGGAAGATTTAAAAGGCCGTATTTTCCTAGGAAAATACGGCCTGATATTAATTACTTTTCAATAAAGAGGCTGCGGCCGCGGCGATTTCCATCTGCAGCAATAGCGCGAATGTCGAGCGGCGTTTTAACGGCAACACCCTCTTGATAGGTCTGCCAATCACCATTTTGCTCTCGATACTCAATCTTAAGGCCTGGGTAGGCAATATTGGCAAACAGCTTTCCATCCTTAATGCTTGCCCCCACCGTTGGCACTCGGTAATCGATACCCGCCTTATCAAGCTTAATTAACTCCTTATGCCCTAAGGTATTGGCTAATCGCTGCCAATCTTCAGCCTGCCGCGCTCGCATTTCTGGAGTAAAAAAACCGCTGCTTTGATTGTAAACAGCGCCTTGATATTGATAGGGAACCTCCCACTCGGCCTGATGCCAAGCTCGCTCTGCAAGCATCAATAGCCTAGGGAAAATCATATATTCGGCGGTATCATCGCTGCGAATCGTCTCACTCCAAAGCTGTCCTTGAATCCCTCGGAAGGCCTTACCTTGCTTCCTTGGACTCGCGGTAACGTTACCGTCAGCATCTTTTTTCACAGTATCATCCGCCTCAAAGGGCAGATTTTGTAAATCAGTCCACTGCTCGGCATTAGCCGCTAAGTTATCCGGCATGAAGCTAAACACTTTGTGACTATTGGTTGCCCTGCTTGCCCAGTAATAGCCATGCTCCTTTGGATCCGCTTCGTAGGGAAAATCGAAGTACAGCACTTCGGGATTGGACAATACGACATCCCAGCCGTTGTTTAACTGCTTATGGGCCCGCTCATGCCCTTTGTAGGCAATCACATCCCAAATATTAGACTGCACTTTAGCGGGCATTTTTTCGGGGCGAACATGACCCATGCCATCGCTCCAACCTGCAGCCTCAATGCCTTTGCTCGCCAATTGATTGGAAATGCGTTCGATAAAATAGGCGCCCAGATCATCAATGGAAGCTACCCCCTTATCGTTATTAGCGATAAAAGCTAAACATTCAGGGGATTGTTTCCAGGCACCCGCGGTTTCATCGGCGCCAATATGGTAACGAGAAAGCGGCACGCCTGCGGCTTGATGTAATTTGGCAATTTCATCAATCACTTTATCGACAAATTGATAGGTCGACTCCATGCACACATTCAAAGTGTTATCGTCGTAATATTGCACTGAAGAATAGACAGTCTTGTCATTGGCATCGGACAGCAAGTAACGATTCGCCTCACCTTTTTCCCCCTGCGCCATCAGCTTACGGTAACGAGCCTCCATCGATTTGATTGCTGCGCGGCTATGCCCTGGCATATCCATAGATGGGATCACCTGAATTTGGCGAGCATCGGCATACTGTAAAATGTCGATATAATCCTGCTTGCTGTAAAAGCCATTGACGCTAGTATCGGCAAAGGGGCCGCTGCCCAGTTGCGGCAATAAACACTTATCCTCATCTAAATCGTGACACCGTTTACTACCAATATCGGTAAGCTCCGGCAGATCAGCAATTTCTAAGCGCCAGCCCTCATCGTCGGCCATATGCAGATGTAATTTGTTGAGCTTATAAGCCGCCATTTGATCGAGCAGCTTAAAGATCATTTCCTTCCCGTGGAAATTACGTGCCACATCGATGTGCATGCCCCTGAAGGGATAACGGGGGCTGTCGGTAATCGTCATAGGATTTACACGCAGATCCTTCACATCGACTAGGCTAGCAAGGGTAGATAGGCCATAGGAAAATCCAGATGCGTCATTTGCGGCGATACGTATTTCAGTTGACGTAATATCAAGCAGATAACTGCCCTCAATACCTTCTCGCTTTTCAAGGTTAACCTTAAGCCCCTGCTCGCTTTGCATCACACCTAATCTTGCAAGGCGTGTTAGCGCTGCGGCGATTTGTTCAGGTTTTAGCAGTTCTTGAATAGCGCCCTGATAAACAATCTTTACCCCCTTACTGAGCAAGACTGATTTATCGTGAGCTTTAATATCAATATGTTGTGGCGTAGGAACAATACTATTGACGGCAAGCGCGGCATTATCACTTACGGCAGCATTGTTGATATATAACTGTGCTGCAGTGGCGGGAGGCAATTTATCGGCCTCGGTGCGGCGGTATTGCTTTACCATGTCATGGTAAGCCTCGACATAGGGTCTAAGCTCCAGCCCTGTCTCACTGTCTTTTTGAAGCACAGTGCTTGCAATCACCACAGGCGCTAAACCGGGAGACACTAAATAATAATTTGGCATGGCATCGGTTTCAGAAAGCTGCCATAGCTCACCCCGAAACCGTAACGTCTTTTTAATGCCTTGCTGAAAACCCACAAATGCGGCCGTAGGCTCGATACGGTAGAGATCGCCCTTTACGTGGGTAAGTGTGAATTCATCACCTTCAACCGAATGCACTGGACGCATTTGGCTGAAATAAATAGCCCAATCTTTATGGTTAAAATCGATATTCGACTGAAGGTCGATTTCAGCAACAAAACAGCGCCCATCAGCCTG
This genomic window contains:
- the nagB-II gene encoding glucosamine-6-phosphate deaminase NagB-II, whose protein sequence is MTNTIMEQEARTAPQKIAAQITANQGIMQSLGEQLRAYAPRFVMIVGRGSSDHAGVFAKYLFEIEAGVPTFAAAPSVASVYGKSLQLEGGLVIVISQSGRSPDILAQARMAKNAGAYCVALVNDESAPIKDIVDMVVPLRAGVEHAVAATKSYLATLSAILQLAAAWTQNESLKDAVNSLPQALQSAVDAEPQLTAESVEDVKNLVVLGRGLGYAVSKEIALKLKEVCSIHAEAFSSAEFLHGPVTLVEKKLTIVDVCIGDESYASHIEQIANVKERGAILVHLNQTAFEIHPRVAPLALLQRFYIDVAAVAIARGIDPDQPAGLKKVTQTL
- the nagK gene encoding N-acetylglucosamine kinase, which translates into the protein MGGVLTKERPLYVGVDGGGSKCRATIYTADGQVLGTGVAGRANPLHGLAQTFESIEASTRLALRDAGMAQTDIKLLVAGLGLAGVNVPRLYQDVINWQHPFAAMYVTTDLHTACIGAHRGADGAVIITGTGSCGYAHVGEASLSIGGHGFALGDKGSGAWLGLKAAEHVLLTLDGFAEPTKLTPMLLQHFDVKDALGIVEHLAGKSSSCYAELAKGVLDCAVSGDKVAAAIVQEGAGYISEMARKLFSLNPVRFSMIGGLAEPLRPWLGTDVVAKISETLAPPELGAMYFAQQEFTK
- a CDS encoding family 20 glycosylhydrolase is translated as MKKQIATSILLTLGLSACSEVTVNEKVTPSTLFEASTSSVPTTDRQTQLQQFGDNLAVRYRVVTNIPDEHCDKAQADGRCFVAEIDLQSNIDFNHKDWAIYFSQMRPVHSVEGDEFTLTHVKGDLYRIEPTAAFVGFQQGIKKTLRFRGELWQLSETDAMPNYYLVSPGLAPVVIASTVLQKDSETGLELRPYVEAYHDMVKQYRRTEADKLPPATAAQLYINNAAVSDNAALAVNSIVPTPQHIDIKAHDKSVLLSKGVKIVYQGAIQELLKPEQIAAALTRLARLGVMQSEQGLKVNLEKREGIEGSYLLDITSTEIRIAANDASGFSYGLSTLASLVDVKDLRVNPMTITDSPRYPFRGMHIDVARNFHGKEMIFKLLDQMAAYKLNKLHLHMADDEGWRLEIADLPELTDIGSKRCHDLDEDKCLLPQLGSGPFADTSVNGFYSKQDYIDILQYADARQIQVIPSMDMPGHSRAAIKSMEARYRKLMAQGEKGEANRYLLSDANDKTVYSSVQYYDDNTLNVCMESTYQFVDKVIDEIAKLHQAAGVPLSRYHIGADETAGAWKQSPECLAFIANNDKGVASIDDLGAYFIERISNQLASKGIEAAGWSDGMGHVRPEKMPAKVQSNIWDVIAYKGHERAHKQLNNGWDVVLSNPEVLYFDFPYEADPKEHGYYWASRATNSHKVFSFMPDNLAANAEQWTDLQNLPFEADDTVKKDADGNVTASPRKQGKAFRGIQGQLWSETIRSDDTAEYMIFPRLLMLAERAWHQAEWEVPYQYQGAVYNQSSGFFTPEMRARQAEDWQRLANTLGHKELIKLDKAGIDYRVPTVGASIKDGKLFANIAYPGLKIEYREQNGDWQTYQEGVAVKTPLDIRAIAADGNRRGRSLFIEK